The window TTGTAAAAATACTTGCGTCTTCTTTCGGCTATTTACGCTTAAACACCAAAGCTTTCAATCCACCTTCGGCTTCAATTTCTTTGAATTCAGGTGGGTTATCAAGACGTTGTTCAAAGACTAAGCTAGGTGCTTCTTCAGCCATACCATCAATCAAGAACTGAGAAGAAATATACGGATCATTCACGCATGCAAGTACGCTGCCCTCTTCTGTTAATAGCTCAGGTAAACGGCGTAAGATTTTTTGATAATCTTTCGTTAATGCAAAACTGCCTTTTTGGAAAGAAGGCGGATCAATAATGATTAAATCATACGGTCCAAACTTTCTGACTTTGCCCCACGACTTAAATAACTCGTGACCTAGAAAGCTCACTTTCTTTAAATCATGATTATTCAAATGATGATTTTCACGGCCGCGAGTTAATGCCGACTTTGCCATATCAAGATTAACAACGTGTTCTGCCCCACCTTCAATCGCAGCGATTGAAAATCCACAGGTATAGGCAAACAAATTAAGCACTCGCTTACCTTGTGCATGTTCTTGAACCCAACGGCGACCGCAACGCATATCAAGGAATAAACCGTTATTCTGATTACGACCGAGATCAAGTTTAAACATTAGTCCATTTTCGATAACGTTTTGATGATCAGCACTTTCACCCCACAGTACTTCTGTTGGTGAACCTTGGCGATCACGGTGCTGCAATAATAGGGAGGTTGCCTCAGTGTTTTTCCAAATATCTAATTCAACTAAACGTGTAAGTAAGGCATTCAATTCTTGAAGAAATGCTTCTGTAGGCTCTTTAAACAAAGAAACCAGAACTTGGCCTTGCAACCAATCAACCGTAATTTGTTCTAAACCTGACCAGCAACGGCCACGACCATGAAATAAACGACGTACTTCATTGGGTGGTGTCGATAACTCATTGATCAGATGTTGTTCTAAGATTGGTAGCGCACTGATTTCCATAACTCTACTGGGTTTATTGAAATAAGGGCGCTATTCTAATCCAAATATCTGTCTTCATGCGACCAATTTGAGGTTTTCTTCAGGAAGGCGACTATTGGCGAGTACGACATATTCAGCAGTAATGCGAACCTGTCTTTGACGTTGAATACGAGTCTTAATCTTTTGGCTATTACGGCGAGTTGACGCTAAGCTCCAGAAACGAGATTGATTCGTTTTCTTTGTACTCTTTCAGTTATTCTGCTGGTCTTTTATTAACCAGCTTATTTTAGTCCATCATTTGGTTTGACTGAAAACATAACGCCGCTTTAGCTTTTTCCTGGTAATTTAGGCCAGGCTAGCAGCCAAGGTGTCGCCCATTCAGCTAACGCTTGTTTAACCTCTTCAGCCTGCCAAAGTTCACCATTATCGGGCACACAAATAAACTGCTGATTTTCACCTTTATAAGGGAAAGACAAAGCATAAGCATGAAGATACCCACGATCTGCTTCTTCATTTCCGTAGATTTCATCACCCGTGATCCCCGAACCGACACTTTTAAGTGCGACTCGAATTTGATGCGTTTTCCCTGTATGAGGTTTACATAAAAAACAGCGGCGTCCATTGCCTGCCGCTGTAGAGAAAAATTGCGTAATCGCTGGATTGTCTTTGGTCGAGTCGAGTTTCCAGCTACTACGACGAGAACGACTCATGTCGCCAATCACAACACCTTGTTTTTTCTTTGGCTTTTTCGTACCAATAGCAAGGTAAAATTTTTCAACATCACGCTTTGCAAAGTTGCCTGATAACTCTGCTGCCGCTTGACGATTGCGACCTAATAACAATAAACCTGATGTCATTTTATCCAAGCGATGGATCAAATAGAGTTTTTCATCACCCGTCTGCTTTGCCACTTCAGCAAGTAAAGGCTGATCGCCATCATCTTTATGGACACTCACCCCTGGGTGTTTATTAATAACCAAAAAATCAGGATGTTGATGAACAAGAGTGAACATAATTATTATCCAGAAAAAAAGAGAAAACATTAAAGGCGCGCAGTATATACCCAAGTCACCTTAATATGTAAAAAAGCCGCTCGAGTGAGCGGCTAATTTTTTTTGTATCGTTGTCCCGTCCTAAAATACGTTAGTATTCAACATATGCGCAATTAAGCGAAGAACACCATCAGCATCATAACTGGACACACTACACGCACATACCAAGGCCAGATCTTCCAGAATAAGCTTTGCTCTAATTCTGGGTAACCTTCTTTAATTTCTTGAAGTACTTGGTCACGCTTCCAAATCCAACCTACCAGTAGCGCAAAACACATACCTAGTATTGGTTGTGCATATTCAGTGGTTAATGAAATCACCAGCCCAAACATATCACCAAAGTTAAACACGATGATTGATGAGAAGATTGTAATTAGACCGCCAATCCACCATACCGCTACTTTACGATCTTGCTGTAGTTCTTCTGTCGCACAAGCAACAG is drawn from Photobacterium profundum SS9 and contains these coding sequences:
- a CDS encoding class I SAM-dependent methyltransferase, encoding MEISALPILEQHLINELSTPPNEVRRLFHGRGRCWSGLEQITVDWLQGQVLVSLFKEPTEAFLQELNALLTRLVELDIWKNTEATSLLLQHRDRQGSPTEVLWGESADHQNVIENGLMFKLDLGRNQNNGLFLDMRCGRRWVQEHAQGKRVLNLFAYTCGFSIAAIEGGAEHVVNLDMAKSALTRGRENHHLNNHDLKKVSFLGHELFKSWGKVRKFGPYDLIIIDPPSFQKGSFALTKDYQKILRRLPELLTEEGSVLACVNDPYISSQFLIDGMAEEAPSLVFEQRLDNPPEFKEIEAEGGLKALVFKRK
- a CDS encoding TIGR01621 family pseudouridine synthase, with protein sequence MFTLVHQHPDFLVINKHPGVSVHKDDGDQPLLAEVAKQTGDEKLYLIHRLDKMTSGLLLLGRNRQAAAELSGNFAKRDVEKFYLAIGTKKPKKKQGVVIGDMSRSRRSSWKLDSTKDNPAITQFFSTAAGNGRRCFLCKPHTGKTHQIRVALKSVGSGITGDEIYGNEEADRGYLHAYALSFPYKGENQQFICVPDNGELWQAEEVKQALAEWATPWLLAWPKLPGKS